The genomic segment GATATTCAAGAGGGGGACTTACATAAAGACCAGTTACAAATGGTTTCAAGTCCAAGGTGGGgccaaaagaaatttttttatcgaTTTTCTGCCCTTGTATATGCGAACCAAACCGCTTTAAGTGAATAGTAAGCACATAAGGTGCCTTGTGAATTGTTAGCTGCTTAAGAGCTTTAACTTTATGTTTGCATTCCTGACATTGGTACTGGCTAGCACCTCCATCCAAAAACTCTTTAGCTGTAAAATGAGCGAGTGCCTTGTGCAGTGAATCTGCTTTTTCAATTTCTAAACTCAAATCCAAGAACGGGTCGAACTTATTGGAGCAAAAGGAACATTGTATGCATTTCACCTAGAAGAATGGCACAAGTGTCATTAGAACCACTCAAGACGAAAAAAGACCCTTAAATTGGGTATAAGCAAATGACAGCATGTAAGGTACCGTAAAAAGTATGAAGCAAAATAACTACACTTAACCAGTGAGATAACAGGGAAATGAGATCCTATTCTTAGGGTGCTACCCAATGATGCATCTAAGAGTTGATTTTTCAGTGGACCCcatatttattattaaatattcaCATTTAGATGCACCGTTAGGGTGGTAGTGCCCCAAGGGAGTAGCTTGAACTTTTCCAAAATAACAAGGGattattttctcaaatttttttttaaagggtGTTTAGCCATTTTCCTGAAATTGCCTGTGAAATTAGGAGGaaaaacatccataaacattttctgACACCTTAACATTTATAAAAGCCACAAATTACCTGACTTCTAAGCCGACCACCAAATATCTTGTGGACTAAACTTTTCTCATAAGCAGAATGTGATTCACTAGGAACTCCAGATGGTAAGCAGCATTTGTGCATGGATTCCAGTAAATTGACCATATACTCATGAGCATCCTCTTGTCTGGCATTACGAAAGTTCCGGGATATACCTAATATCTCAATTAAGGGTTCAAACCTTAAAAACAAAATCGAAGGTTCAAAGAAGCTAGAAGCCCAACCTGGAAATTAACTAAAGAAAGCTCAAGGAAATGTAGATTAACAATTGATTACAAACTAAATAGACAACATCATCGCGATGTGAGATTTGTGATGGAAATATTTTGAGAGGAAAAAATATTTGGTAATaagatttaaaatatggttgttTCATTATCTTAATCACTTGACAAAGGTCACTCACATGTATCAAGAAAAAGAAATGATATGATAAAGACAGGGAAATGTACTAACCAAGCTTAAAAGAAATAagtcaaataacatttctatatgGTCGGAAATTGCTAAAAGATCAGCAAACCATGTAACAAAAATTAAGCAAATTAGGAAAAAACGTCCAGTATTTTATTTAACATGAGAAATAACAAATAAGCAAACAGCAAAAAACAAAACTCCAACGATCAAGGTAAGAATAAAATGATCGGCTTTGAGTTCAAATCAACAAGAGACCCATCATCTCCTTATTACAGAAAAATAAACAGAACATGTCTTCAATTGGATACAGCGCAAGTTGGAAACAAGATCTTTAGGCTCCAATATTCTTCCAGTTGATTGTAAAGCACGGCTTACATGTTTCTGTATTGCACATAGAGCACAAAATCCAGCAGTGCGACCTTCATAGACCATGAGAGTAAAATCAGAATGAAGAGCCTCAAATATGTTCCATAACAAGAGTGAAGAGAGTGACAGAATTCAGTCAATGCATGATTTAACATAATATAAGGTGAAGGTTACAGAAAGCTGAATTAGACGAGTTTAAAACTCGTTTTTTTCTGAATGTAACACAACAACAAATTCATAAAGAGGGAGAGGCTCACAGGAATATTGATGCTTCCCACTCTGTAGATAAGCAGCTAAGGGCTCAGTATAAGTCAAACATTGCAACACCGAATTAAGGAAACAAGTATTTCCAAGATTGCGTAAGCCAGCGCCCTGAAATTAATAGTATAAGGCCTACGTTCATGCAGTTAGTTACCACAAAAGAATTTGTGATCCAGAAGGTACACTTTAACCACATCTATATTAGTGAACTGACAAATTATTAAAACAATCAATAGATCATATATGATTTCCAATCGATCGGCAAACCCATATCAATATATCGAGTTTATGACTGGTGTCAACAGAGGAAAAATCAATTTACATTGGCTCATTAAGTGAACAAATAAAAAGGTTGAAAGTAATACGTATTTTTTGGGCTTAACAATCAATCCACTGATCAAAATTTTCCAGGTGTCCATAACTCTCACATATCCTAACAATTTTAGAAGGTCAAACGTTAATTGCAAAATGGAAAAAAGTGgcaaaagaaaataaagacagagtatctcatttaaaaatcaataaagatGATAGATAGGTAGATTCATACACACAGACACTGAAGTAGAGctgtgatataatatgaccaTAAAGTTCAGAACTTTGGAGCATAGACGAAAAAATGTACAACGAAAATCCATTCACATAAAGTGGATAATATGGAAACAATCCCATGAAACAAACAACTCACAATTCTGCGGAATGTAATCCCCAAACTAAACTCTGGATCCAATACCAAATTATCCGAAAGCTTAGGCATTTCATGTTTCGCCGCAAACTCGGATACCTTATCGTGCTCTGAATTTGGATTCAAAGTCACCAGCTTAAACCCAAAACTGCTATTATTGCTGAAACCATTATACGTTTTCGTCCCCAAATGGAACTCAATATTCCGATCAATCACCGCCACAGACGAGGACGGCTCCGGGTCGATCGCCGCCGCCTCTGAAAACATCGTATCGGCCATAATAGGTGTGAAACCTCGATTAAAAAAAACCCTTCCTTTTTCCTTTCTCCTTCGTACTGTCAgaaattttcctctggtttggGTTGTTTTAACAAAGCGATTATGGAATCTCTGCGCGTGATTTGAGAGGCGATGACGGGATTTGTTTGAGCCTGAAAGGAGACGGAGGAGAAGCATCCACACTTAAACCCTCAAAAAGAGTGTTTGTCTGTCACGCGTTGGTTACGAGCGTCGCGCTTAGACGCGTTGCAAAATACAAGTGGTTTCCATTTGCGGCTATTTGGGAAACACCTCGTGCCAAAATTTATGTATCTTATcagacaaattttttttttaaatacattatttattcagATTGATTCTTAAAAGTAATATGAAATTTTTGCACACACTTGgcatttttttatattacatgcgcatatatatatgttataatGACCTAGTGCTATTTTGAAATAAATCATTTATTAAATCAGAATAATGAACCATCAGCTAGTCCGTAACCACCAAATGTCAATTTGAACCTTTTTACCGATTCAAACCTCTCGAATATCAGAGTTTGGAACTTCTGAACtttttctataaatagatcATCTGAATATTAGAGCATGCATGTGTAAAATATGCGCACACTATATAGAAATTAGTATGTGAATATGAAAAGTTAGTAATATCGTTCTTTTGGTtctaatatcaattttttttggtAATAACGTGGATCGGAGCGTAGGTATTTTAGGATTGCTTAGAGGTACATAAATACTTAGATATCCaaagaatatacaaaatattatttgtTGCATATTTATTTTGCCGACATATGTTATATAGTCATGacatatatgttgtattgtatatAACGTTGAGTATATTATTATTTAGTATAAGCCTTGTTTGATTAAGGACATTCGACCCAATTTTTTAAATGATTGGGCACCGAGAGTCATTTCTGATTTGACGAGACATGATGTTACGTTGACTTCGGACAGTCGAAATCTCTCGATTTGAGTGTGAGAATCATTTCTTTTTACGACAGAGTTGAGACTACATACCCCAACgtctctagactgagcataaaATTCTAATATTTGATCTTGGATTTTCTAGCATGCATTTTCACATTTGGTTTGCACACTCATATATATGTATTGGGCAATTAGATCGTtcacaagttattttcacataaTACGTATTTATAGGCGCCGAATATTGTAAGAATACACATTTAGCTATTTaatgaattttataatttttaatgagAGATAATATTGAAAATAAGTGTTATTCACTCTCTAAATTTTGTTAATCATATGACCAAAATGCCCCCACCTATTAATTTCACATAATACGTATAATTGATATAATACACAATAataaatttaagatttatttctaattaattatctttaaaataaacaaatttgtgAATATCGAATGTTTTTGGAATTTATTAATTATGTAAATTATCTCAAAAAAGTCACCTTGGGAACTAGTGCAGCTGTACAATCTTTATAACAGGGTAATGAAACCAACAAGACAAATGACAAATTTCAGAAAAGATTATCTTATTAATTGTTTTCATTGTTTGATCAGTTCAAGATCCTTGAGCAAACCAACTATCTGCTGCATGCTCGGCCGCTTTGAAGGAACTACAGCTGTGCAAAGGTATCCGATCTTCAACGCCTCGACGATTTGAGCATCTGGGGCTGTTCCACGGATCTTCGCATCAATAGCTCGTGATTCTTTGTTCCTCCTCACTAACGCTCTCACCCAACTTACCAAGTTTACTTCTTTTTCATCTGGATAATCATCTCCGACGGGCTTTTTACCGGTGACGAGCTCAAGAAGAACTACTCCAAATCCATAAACATCAGGTTTTGGAGTTTGCATCTTTGGAGAGCTTCTTTCTGGATCAAGAAACTCTGGTGGCATGTACCCTGGTGATCCAcgattaatctcatcctcgagttCACTACCGAAAATCTTAGCCAGCCCAAAATCTGATAATCGTGGTTCCAAGTTGGAGTCAAGATAAACACTGCTTGCTTTGACGTTTCGGTGAATAATCGGAGGTGAGCAGCCATGGTGCAGAAATGCCAGTGCCCGAGCCATGCCAAGTGCAATGTTATGCCTAAATTTCCAAGCTACTAGAGACCCCTCAGAGCCTACGTTTCGTATCCCATTATTCTCGTCGTCCCAAGTGTCCATGCTCCAGTCTTCTGTGGCTTGAACGCCAAGAGGCAAATCATACAGCAAGTTTTGCAGGTTCCCATTTTCCATATACTCGTAAATGGCAATCCTCCGATCTCCAGCCAAACAATAGCCAGCTAATGGGACCAGATTAGGGTGTTTGATTCGACCAAGATGTTCAAACTCTTGTGCCGCTTCCTCATCTGTCAATGTGGATCCATGAACCAAAACTTTGACGGCGACATGAATTCCTCCAGGTAATACTCCACCATAAACGGGCCCGAACCTCCCTTCTGCCAACAACGTCCCCCGATCAAAATTAGAGGTAGCAGACAAGAGGTCTGCAAATGTAAAATTCATCAATGGTTTCTCAAAAACTACTACTGGCACAGATGCCGCTTGCTTGATATCAGCCACCCAAGTGGTTGAATCAGTCTGGAATGAAAATGGTCCCGAGATAACTTGTTCTTCCCTAAAGGATTTCTGTTTCACAACCCACGTTTTTGTTTTCCTCCGACATCGAAAGGCCAAAAACAGCAATCCCACAAGCAAACATATCATCGAGAGAGAAAGAGCTAGAGCAAGCTTTAATCCCTGATGCCTCGGTGATTTTCTTTTGAACAAGGCCGAGTTTGCAGCAATCGGACAGCTGTTCACCGATCCAATGAAAGATGTTTGAAGGGCTTCAGAAGAAATCTGTGATCCACATAAACTCAAGTTGTTGTAAGAAAAGTTCACCCTTTCCATCTCATGGTATTTTTGGATGAGCATCAATGGGATACCCCCTGTAAGATTGTTGTACGAAATATCTAGAACTTTAAGATTATCAGTAGCAAGAGGAGGAATATGGCTGCTAAGATGGTTTTTGGATAGATCCAGTGTTCTCAAATGGATAAGCTGTGAGATATTACTAGGAATAGGACCAAGCAAATTAGTTTCAGACAAATTCAGGTACTCTAAATTGGTTAGCAACTCAACATTCAAGAAACCTTGTTTGGTAAATCTATTGTGAGCAAGATTAAGGTGAATGAGATTCTGTGCTTGATTCAAATCAGTGCAAAATATCCCACTAAACTGGTTTTCAGACACATCCAAATGCCGTAAACTCGACCATTTGAAAGTGGAACCTGCTATTACCCTGGCAATGTGACCTACAAACTGGTTTTTGCTCAAATCTATCACCTCCAGTGGCCCTCCAAAGATACCAACAGCAGAACCTTTAAACAGATTGTTCGAAATGTTAAGGTGGACAATGGAATTCATCCCTACGAAATCCGAATCCCGACCAGAAATTTCATTTGCAGCAAGGTTCAAGAATTTCAAGTAAGGGAAAGCCGCAATGAAACCTTCAGGAAGATGACCACTGAGCTTGTTTGCTGATAAATCAATGGAAACCAACCACGGGCAATGAGTAATTCCCGAAGGAACTTTCGATTCAAACATATTGTTACTGAGATTCAGAGCTTGCAAAGTGGTGATGGAGCTTATAGATTCAGGGATACTACCAGAAAAGGCGTTGAATGAAAGGTCCAAACTTTGAAGTTGCCCAAAATTGCCTATGTTGTTAGGAAGATATCCAGATATTTGGTTAGATGAAAGGTTAAGACTCTTGAGCGAGCCCAAACTCCAAAAATCAGAAGGCAAGGAACTGATTTTATTGTAACTAAGATCCAAATATTCAAGGTTTGCCAATTTCCCAATAGTGGTTTCAGGAATTACACCAGACAAGCCCAAACCAGAGGCTTCAAACTTAACAATATTTTCACCTTTGTCATCACAAGACACACCTCTCCAAGAACAAAATGAGCCAGAGAAGCCATAGTCTTCCGATGGATTTTTGCCCATTTTTTGCAAGAATTCAAACATATAAAACACATCTGTATTGGGTTGTTGGCAAACCACCAAAGGCCTAGAGAAAAGTGCCAAAAccaaaaaataaacaaatattcCAAACCCCATTTCAACTTTGCCCTACAAGCACAGAATAGTTCATTCAAAATAAAAGCAAAACCCCCTACCCTTCAAGACTCCAACTTTACCGACATTAATGCTCATAAACCCTTCCTCCTGCAACTGAAACACCAACAAATCCACAGCCGTCGCCACCGCAAAGCATTGAACAAATAATTTAAGGTTGCAAGATAATATCAAAAAATGGGCTCTTAACTTTTTCCTTCAGAACACCAAGAAAACAGTACAGCAACACAATATGGTAGACATTACCATTTTGAAAACTTCTACACAGTAGTACATAGGAACAGTGGAAACAATTGAAGTTTTAGGAGTCTAGGAGTCCAAAGATAATCAACAAACGTGAGGAGTATTAAATGTCTAACCTTGGGGAAATCTTGGACTCAAATGAAGCCAAGAATAATATCAGTGGCTAAATATTCAGACATACAACAAACACTATAAAAACTCTTTTGCAGAAAGGTCGTTTTAAATGAGATAAATACTCGGTAGTGGGCTACAACTTTCAACAGTTTTACAGGTTTACGGTTGTGTACGTAGTAATTAGTAAAGAAGGGGAAAGTGGATTTTGAGACAGTGGGGTGGTCAGATGGTGGACTTCATAAATGATGAAACTAATGTAAAGAAGGTGAGAAAATTCAATGCTTTCTGCATTTAGGTGTTGCTCCATCATCACTTGTTTAAACGTTTTCACTCGGGTTGCTCCTTCAGTTGATAATATTAATAACAAGCCACCTGActtgaaaatataaaagtttaaaatttaataaccaTTAACGGCACAATCCCACCAAAATTCCCTACCATAATTTTTAAACTCAGACATTGACAATTTATTCACTGATTATAAATTGTTCACGTATATTTTTTCATGTTAATCGATGCattgcatcacatgaaaaatgACATGACATATCTTGTATTCATTTAATCGACTTagagtgtgtttggttgagtggattaaataaagatagattaatagtcaaatatttctcgttaaaattttaagttgttttaataatcattttgacccggtttaagatccaattttatggataactatttgattaataaaattagatcttaaaccgggtcaaaatgattataaaacatattaaaattttaacgataaatatttgagtaTTAATCTATCCtcatttaatccactcaaccaaacacaccttTTAGAAGATAATATCCCGAAACAAGATCGAACTAACTGTTGACGTGGTATAAGTACTCAATTGTTGGATTGCTGGTTTAACCAGTTAGTCGATAATTGATCCATCAAGTCAATTCTTGTTAAATAGCAAATGATACTGATAATCGACAAGTATTAAATAAatctaaatatttaatattcatCTAGTACACTAAGTTTCCATGACTGATGGTCTAATATTGGTTGTTACCAAAAAATTAGGAATTCGACTCGGGCTATGCCATCACGAGTCAAAATTAATTGAGTTTTaacatatttattttgatagtGGATGAAATAAAAATGGTAAATTAATCTATtactatagtttttttttttaaaaaaatttcctttCAATGCGTATAATATAGGAAGGAAATATTATATGAATCCTTCGATTAATGTTAAAGCGTTGACTAACCCATTTAAATGGAAATGTGGCTTTTTTGAGTGCTTTTCTTTTACCTTCCAAAATTAGGCTATCTTCTATTCTTCTTTCCCACCCACTCGTTATCGTCGTTGCCTTAATtctgggattctatttttaccGGGTGGTTGATTATTTTTATCtataaaaaatgtataaaatggacatattatatatattcataAAAGAATctcatattttatataaaaatatagtgtataactttttatatataaatttataaaagtgGAGCAAAAAATTGGTCTAAATTGAGACATAAATTAACATATCCAACCATAGAATAGAAGAATaccttcttttttaaaaaattaaattaaattgatcATTCATATCACTAAATCGATAAATCCTAAGTTACCATACAAGAAATTCAAGATGGAATATTTCCATCTAGTCAATGTAAACTGGAATAGATATTGAATTCTCTATGAGCAAGAAAGTATTGATCAAGCGATGCATATGTTTGATCAACACAAAATGATTTCAATAGGAACATAAAATTAACTTCAAAAGTCAATAAACCCAAAGAACCAGCTTCCATATCTGGGTTGAAAAGTACACGAACCGTCTCCTTAGAGTctgaatatatataaaaaaaagataCTATCACCTGTAGACACAGATCCATACTGCAACGAATAGCCAATATTTCAGTTGCAAGGACACTACCTGGATTATGGATGGTAAGAGCATGGGTACCACTAGTTATTTCCTGTGAATCTCTAATTATCGCTCCAACATTGTATCCATTATGCTTGACATCAAACCCTATATCAACATCTAATCAAAATAAGTTAGGGGGTAGGCAGTTTCCACAAGTGATCTACTGAGATTTGTGAAGTATAAGCTGAGATAACACACTTTAATCTAGAGTAACAAATAAGATCTAGAAATTCATAAACCCAATCCATTTCTAAATTTCTCGTTCTTACTCTGAACTTCGTGTTTTCGAATGCATGTTTCATGCCAAATCGCCCAACAAAAGATCACAAACGATTCGAATTCCTCCTGGTTAAATCTCTTTGACACATATAAAGCACAATCAAGAAAGGAAGCATCACGATGTTTTTTCAGACAGCACCAAAATGGAATATTTTTTCAAACATCCTTAATATCCAAATAGAAAAAAAGACAATGACTATTAGATGCATAATGGAAATTGCATAGCGAGCATGCCCCCATGAGTTGGAATATGATGAGAAAGCAAATTAATCTCAGTCGAAATAAAGTCTCTGGATGCTTTGCACATAAATATACGAACTTTCGATGGTAATCGGAGTTTACAAATCTTTCTCCACCAAGAGCCAAGAGCCTGCTGAGAATTGAATGGTGAGGTGTCCCAGCTTTTGGTCTCCATATGGTAGCCATCTTTAACGAATATTTATCATTCTAGCTTCCTAACCAAAATCGACACAGCCATGTTGGTGCAATAGAATATTGAggatatcatcaatctcatgtATGGAGAAGAATGTCCTAACCATGGACTCGTTCCAAATTCCCGTTACAGAGATAAATTGTGACACTCGAATGTGATTTTCTGTAGAAAGATGTAAACTGTTCTGAAAGGATGGAATCGTGGGGATCCAAGAGTCTGTGAAAGCCCGAATTCTCTGACAATTCCTTACTCGCCAACACAACCTTCTTTGAATGATTTCTCTACTCCACAACAAAGATCTCCAAACATAAGATAGATTTGAACCCACTTCTGCCGGCATAATAtctgaattttttaaatataaacacacgtcttaaaatatatttaaaatataaatatttaatacatttatattttaaaatattgacgTATAAACAGATTTAACATTTTTTAACGTTTGAATAACACTCCT from the Primulina eburnea isolate SZY01 chromosome 3, ASM2296580v1, whole genome shotgun sequence genome contains:
- the LOC140826000 gene encoding probable LRR receptor-like serine/threonine-protein kinase At2g24230; this encodes MGFGIFVYFLVLALFSRPLVVCQQPNTDVFYMFEFLQKMGKNPSEDYGFSGSFCSWRGVSCDDKGENIVKFEASGLGLSGVIPETTIGKLANLEYLDLSYNKISSLPSDFWSLGSLKSLNLSSNQISGYLPNNIGNFGQLQSLDLSFNAFSGSIPESISSITTLQALNLSNNMFESKVPSGITHCPWLVSIDLSANKLSGHLPEGFIAAFPYLKFLNLAANEISGRDSDFVGMNSIVHLNISNNLFKGSAVGIFGGPLEVIDLSKNQFVGHIARVIAGSTFKWSSLRHLDVSENQFSGIFCTDLNQAQNLIHLNLAHNRFTKQGFLNVELLTNLEYLNLSETNLLGPIPSNISQLIHLRTLDLSKNHLSSHIPPLATDNLKVLDISYNNLTGGIPLMLIQKYHEMERVNFSYNNLSLCGSQISSEALQTSFIGSVNSCPIAANSALFKRKSPRHQGLKLALALSLSMICLLVGLLFLAFRCRRKTKTWVVKQKSFREEQVISGPFSFQTDSTTWVADIKQAASVPVVVFEKPLMNFTFADLLSATSNFDRGTLLAEGRFGPVYGGVLPGGIHVAVKVLVHGSTLTDEEAAQEFEHLGRIKHPNLVPLAGYCLAGDRRIAIYEYMENGNLQNLLYDLPLGVQATEDWSMDTWDDENNGIRNVGSEGSLVAWKFRHNIALGMARALAFLHHGCSPPIIHRNVKASSVYLDSNLEPRLSDFGLAKIFGSELEDEINRGSPGYMPPEFLDPERSSPKMQTPKPDVYGFGVVLLELVTGKKPVGDDYPDEKEVNLVSWVRALVRRNKESRAIDAKIRGTAPDAQIVEALKIGYLCTAVVPSKRPSMQQIVGLLKDLELIKQ